The following are from one region of the Hydrogenimonas sp. SS33 genome:
- the galE gene encoding UDP-glucose 4-epimerase GalE, whose amino-acid sequence MSPKKIFVTGGAGYIGSHTCVELLNAGYDVVVYDNLSNASEEALRRVEAITGRPVAFVKGDIRSAEALEEAMEGCKAVIHFAGLKAVGESVAKPLEYYDNNVGGTVTLLKTMQKLGIKTIVFSSSATVYGDPDFLPLTEEHPLRATNPYGRTKLMIEEILRDLFVSDPSWRISILRYFNPVGAHESGLIGEDPQDIPNNLMPFVSQVAVGRRDHLNVFGGDYPTHDGTGVRDYIHVVDLAKGHLAALKALERGPQCEAVNLGTGEGYSVLDVVKAFEEASGKKVPYQIVDRRPGDIAACYADPAKAKEMLGWEAKYDMRKMCEDTWRWQSKNPNGYESSEQ is encoded by the coding sequence ATGTCTCCTAAAAAAATCTTCGTAACCGGCGGAGCCGGGTATATCGGTTCCCACACCTGCGTGGAGCTGCTGAATGCAGGCTATGACGTGGTTGTCTACGACAACCTCTCCAACGCCAGCGAAGAGGCGCTGCGGCGGGTGGAAGCGATTACGGGCAGGCCCGTTGCCTTCGTCAAAGGCGACATACGCAGTGCCGAGGCGCTGGAAGAAGCGATGGAAGGGTGCAAGGCGGTCATCCACTTCGCGGGGCTCAAAGCGGTGGGCGAGTCGGTGGCAAAGCCGCTAGAGTATTACGACAACAATGTAGGCGGCACCGTCACGCTGCTAAAAACGATGCAGAAACTTGGCATCAAAACCATCGTCTTTAGCTCTTCGGCGACGGTCTACGGCGACCCGGACTTTCTGCCGCTTACCGAAGAGCATCCTTTGCGGGCCACCAACCCCTACGGCCGGACCAAGCTGATGATCGAAGAGATTCTACGGGATCTTTTCGTCTCCGATCCTTCCTGGCGTATCAGTATTCTGCGCTATTTCAACCCGGTGGGTGCGCATGAAAGCGGGCTGATAGGCGAAGACCCGCAGGACATTCCCAACAACCTGATGCCCTTCGTCTCCCAGGTGGCGGTGGGACGGCGCGACCATCTCAATGTCTTCGGCGGCGACTACCCGACCCACGACGGGACGGGCGTGCGCGACTACATCCACGTCGTAGACCTGGCCAAAGGGCACCTGGCGGCCCTGAAAGCGCTGGAGAGGGGGCCTCAGTGCGAAGCCGTCAACCTGGGCACCGGAGAGGGGTACAGCGTGCTCGATGTGGTAAAGGCCTTCGAAGAGGCTTCCGGAAAAAAGGTTCCTTACCAGATCGTCGACCGCCGGCCCGGCGACATTGCCGCCTGCTACGCCGACCCGGCCAAGGCGAAGGAGATGCTCGGCTGGGAAGCGAAGTACGACATGCGAAAAATGTGTGAAGATACATGGCGGTGGCAGTCGAAGAATCCGAACGGATACGAGAGTAGTGAACAGTGA
- a CDS encoding nucleotidyltransferase domain-containing protein — protein sequence MINDKSRSYGKTKRVDIETLRRCFQNPALANVTYAALFGSRAEGNGRPQSDYDIAVYGDDKHFGKWGMQAEVWGILSNLCGVDDCDLDIVDLAAAPRSLLESIAKKHILLKGDSHGFSELLGKLAAGR from the coding sequence ATGATCAACGACAAAAGCCGTTCCTACGGAAAGACAAAAAGAGTGGATATTGAAACTCTCAGACGCTGTTTTCAAAATCCCGCTCTTGCGAACGTAACGTATGCCGCACTGTTTGGATCGAGAGCCGAGGGTAATGGCCGTCCACAAAGCGATTATGACATTGCCGTCTATGGTGATGACAAACACTTCGGCAAATGGGGCATGCAGGCGGAAGTATGGGGCATTCTGAGCAACTTGTGCGGCGTTGACGACTGTGACCTGGATATCGTGGACCTTGCAGCCGCTCCCCGCTCCCTGCTGGAAAGCATCGCAAAAAAACATATCCTACTGAAAGGAGATTCCCATGGGTTTTCAGAGCTACTTGGAAAGCTCGCGGCAGGTCGCTGA
- a CDS encoding HepT-like ribonuclease domain-containing protein gives MGFQSYLESSRQVAETEKKILDQLAEKEVLTPIEIRAAKSSFQTLIENCIGKAKRILKHYNCPTVPRTGRDAVIFLYEMGLIDEELYRQLYGAIGFRNAMIHDYLNFKESVLLELLHQKSYLRLYDFLLWEPRFTDIQRKRIENYLL, from the coding sequence ATGGGTTTTCAGAGCTACTTGGAAAGCTCGCGGCAGGTCGCTGAAACCGAAAAGAAGATTCTCGACCAGCTGGCGGAAAAAGAGGTCCTCACCCCCATCGAAATACGCGCCGCCAAAAGCTCTTTTCAAACCCTCATCGAAAACTGCATCGGCAAAGCAAAACGCATTCTCAAACATTACAACTGCCCTACCGTCCCCCGTACCGGGAGGGATGCCGTTATCTTTCTGTATGAAATGGGGCTTATCGATGAAGAGCTTTACCGGCAACTCTACGGCGCCATTGGTTTCAGAAACGCCATGATTCATGATTATCTCAATTTCAAAGAGTCCGTATTGCTCGAACTGCTTCATCAAAAATCCTACCTTCGACTCTACGATTTTCTTCTCTGGGAACCCCGTTTCACCGACATTCAACGTAAACGTATAGAAAATTATCTTTTATGA